The window GGTGCCGAAACCGGCGAGCTGAACCGTGTCGCCTTTTTTGGCGGAGGCAACGATGGCATCGACGAAGGTGTCGATGGCGTCGCCGGCCTGGGCGCGGGTGATGCCAGCCTTGTCGGAGATGGCTTTGGCGAGTTCTGCTTTGTTCATGAGGGTTCCCCCCGGTTGTTTGACGCCTCGCCAGCCGCAAGCGGCAGGGTTGGCCGTTCATTGGACGGATGAATCAATCGCGATTCTCATAAGGCATAGCAAGGAAATACAGGGGAGTCGGCAGGTTTTACGCAGGCATCTGCCATTCATCCGATCCATATGGTAAACAAAAGCTTGAAATCTGGCCCGGTGTTTGCGCTACGGAAAGCATGGAACCCAAACGCGCCCCATTATTGAACATCGTCGCCGCGACCGGCCTGGCTGTCAGCGTGGCTGTGCTGAGCTATGCGGGGTTTGAAGCCCTGTTTTCCAGCCCCACCCTGTCGGCCCTGACAGGCGCGGTTGTGGGCGGTTTCGTTCTGGG is drawn from Glycocaulis alkaliphilus and contains these coding sequences:
- a CDS encoding HU family DNA-binding protein, whose translation is MNKAELAKAISDKAGITRAQAGDAIDTFVDAIVASAKKGDTVQLAGFGTFHAKHREAREVRNPRTGEKMKSKAKTSLAFRPASALKDI